The region TTTAAATCCTGTTTATCTAATGCTAAGTGTGCATGATCATCTAAATAAATTTTTAGTTTTTTAATTGCGTCATAAATTTCTTCAGTCGAAACTTCACCAATACATTTCCACTGATCATAAGTGTCAATAATCAGAGATGTTTCCTTTTTAGATTCAATAATATAGACCTCAAAGCCAAAATCATATTCTGCTAACTCTCCTGATCTTACTTTTTTTAGGCTTTTTATGATTTCTATTAAATATTCAGAACTGCAGGATCCTAGCTCATTCAGTTCTTCAAATTCTCCTTTAAAAGCAAACAAATGCTTTCCTGTTTCACTTTTATAAAATTCGTATTCAAGCATTTTTATTGTTTTTTTTGGAGGAATAGGATTTGTTACATTATCTTCTGTTATCTGGTATTTTATTGTTTTCTCAAAACTAATTGGGTCTTCATCTGACTCAAAAGTTTTTATTAGAAATCCCATTTTTTCCAGTTTATCAAGATCATCAACACCGTAACCGTTCCAGCCAGTTGGAATATCATATTTGTGGGGAAGAGATTCTCCATTTATTTCAAGTGATTGACCTGGCAGTAAATAAGTCCATTCAGAAAAAAACACTAATTCTTTTGATCCCAGTTCTTCACTTGCTTTTTTAAGCGTCTGTTTAAATTTTTCGAATTCAATATTATCTAGTGCCATTGTAGTTCTGTGTTTTTGGAATACCAATCTTTGATTGTATCTGAGTATTTAACTAATTTTTTTGATTTTTTTACTCAAATAGTAACCATCTCAACTATGAATGTAAAAAATCATTTTATTTTAAAATAAGTACTTCTAAATTCTCCTTCTTTTTTTTGAAGTAATTCCATTTGCAATTCATTTGTTTGATACTGTTGTCCTCTGTAAATCCACCGAAAGATATCAGGATAAATTGATTCGTTAATCATTTTACTTTTCTTAATCATTTTCTGCACTTCTAAGTCATAAACAAAGCAGTTGTTTGAAAAAGCCTGAATAACTTGTATTTGTTTTGAATTAATAAAAAAGGCCCATTCAATATCAATCTCTTTTTCAAACTTTACTCTTGTTTTTTGTAAAGTTGTAAGATTCGTAACGGTTAAGCTTCTTTGATTAATTAAAAGATGATTTTCTTCATAAAAAAAGCTTCCGACCAATCTGTCCCGAATTGTGTTGCCGTTTTCTCTAAAATAAATTGCTAAACTTGTTTTATTAAAGTTTAAAATATCTACTAAAATAAGACCCGAATAAGGAATAAATACAAAGTTTTTCTCCGGATGTTCCGTTTCAATTTTTTCATTGATAAATAGTTGGATTTTTTCTTCTGAAAAGAATTCCAGCGTTTTATCAACTCCATTTATCAAAACACCATAATATACAATTTCCTGACCTCTGTTAGGTTCTTCCCAGCCTTTGTAAACAAATTCTATTTTTTTGTTTTCTGTTTTGAAGCCGTTTGGTTTATCAATCTTTGTCAGTTGTATCATTATCTGGTTTTGGAAAGTTTAATTGAAGTTTTAATTAAAAAGTTATTCGTGTTTTTGTGCTTCCCATCGGCCCAATTGTTTTCTTTTTTCAATTTGATGCAATGCTAATGCTTTTATTTCTTCATCTTCAGATTGGGAAATAGTTTCTAAAGCGTCAAAATTGTAGGGTTCGGGTTGTGCACCAATAGCGTAGATGATTTTACGAATATAAGGATATTTAAGATCTTCATCATACTTATAAAACTCAGGAAGAGAAGAAAACGCCTGCATTAGATATTTTATGTTTTCTTTATCCTGATTAAACCAATCCTGGAAAGATCTAATTATCGATTCGTGATCATGATGCCAATTCTCTACTAAAAAGAATTGCAGTAATTTCATAAATTCATTATCCGACATGGAAATTGGAAATCTCCATAATATTGCATTAAATCTATTATTGAATACAGAATCAGTTTTTGATTCCAGAAGTAACTGTTTCAACTCTTCAAAATTTGCTCTGTAAGGGAAAATAGGAAACAATTCTTCTCTGCTAATTCTGAAGTTTTTATGCAAAATTTCCCAGTCTTTTTCTGAAACCTCTATCATTTTTTAATTTATTATTTGCTACTGATTTTTATAAAAAAAAGAAAACCCTCTGAAATTTCAGAAGGCTTTCCCGTTTTTTTAGCTTAATACACTAATTACTACGAATAAAACAACTAATAATATTATCGCGTATCTTGTGATTTTTGAAGTTTGCATGTGTTTTTAATTTTAGTTTTTCAAAGATATAGTATTCCTTGTTTTATCAAAACTTAAAGTCTAATTTCTCAATCCAATACACTTTTATTTTAAATTGTGCTTCAACTGATAAATAGTTTTGTTATGAATTTTTATATTCTCCATAGTATAAATTTTCACCTCTTTCATCTGTCATTTTGTAGAAATAATCTTTCTCGCTTAAATAATAGTAATATTTGTCCCAAGGTGTTTCGATATTCTTGTTTTTTTCGAAATAGAAGTTAATTAATTCTAATATTGCTTTTCTGTCAAAGTCTTCGTCTTGATAGTTTTTCAGCAGTTCATGTTCCTCATGATTATTAATAATGTTGTGAAGGATGAGCAGTTGTTCTTTAAAGTTATTTTCTCCAAAAAGAACAATCGAGTTTTCTAAATTTGAACCTAGTGCTTCAGGAAAGGAAAATATTGGAGTATAAATTACATAATATTCGGTTCTTGGAGTTTCATCTTCTTCAATTTTGCAATGAGGTAATGTTTGAGTATCTATATGCATAAAGCTTTTGTATTTTTATTTTAAAAATTATTTCTTTTGTCAATAAAAGGATTTTTCATATCACTAATAAAAGCTTAAAAACAAAAAAAGCTCCGAAAAAATCCAGAGCTTTTATATTATATCATAAATAAGAAATTATTCTTCTTTCATCGTATGATAAACGTTCATAACGTCATCATCTTCTTCGATTTTCTCGATTAATTTTTCAACGTCTGCGATTTGAGCTTCAGTCAATTCTTTTGTGATTTGCGGAATACGTTCGAAACCAGAAGATAAAATTTCAAGACCTCTGTTTTCTAATTCTTTCTGTAAAGCACCAAAACTTCCAAAAGGAGCGTAGATTAAGATTCCGTCTTCGTCCTCAAAAACCTCTTCAGCACCAAAATCGATTAATTCTAACTCTAATTCTTCAGCATCAAGACCATTATTAGCAATTCTGAAGTTACAAGTATGATCAAACATAAATTCAACAGAACCCTGAGTTCCCATTGTTCCGTTGCATTTGTTGAAGTAGCTTCTAATGTTGGCAACCGTTCTGTTATTGTTGTCAGAAGCAGTTTCAATTAAGATTGCAATTCCGTGAGGAGCGTAACCTTCAAACAAAATTTCTTTATAGTTGGCAGTATCTTTATTACTTGCGTTTTTAATTGCGCGCTCCACATTGTCTTTCGGCATGTTGGCCGCTTTCGCATTTTGTATAACAGCTCTTAATCTGGAATTAGCGTCTGGGTTTGGACCACCTTCTTTAACAGCCATTACGATATCTTTACCAATTCTGGTAAATGTTTTGGCCATTGCTGACCAACGTTTCATTTTTCTTCCTTTTCTAAATTCGAATGCTCTTCCCATTTCTAATTTTTAGTTTTGTGATGCAAAAATACGGTTATTCCTTATTTTTTCCAAAAACAAAATGGCTCTTTTTTTTGATTCATGTTTCATGTTTCAAGCTGAATGGCTTGTGTTGAATTTAACCGCAAAGTACGCTAAGATTTACGCAAAGCACACAAAGAAATTTTTAAATTAAGCTTTATAAAATCCAAAAGTTCGCAAAGCTATATGAATAAAGCTTTGCGAACCTTGCGTAAATCTTAGCGTACTTTGCGGTTAAACCTGAAACATGGAAACAAACCCTTTACTTACTCATTCCATTAAATTCGTTAATAATGTTTACAGCTTCATTAAGATACGGATTTGTTTTGAGATTGTCCATTTGGTATTGATTGATGGTTTTGTCATTGGGATAAGCACCCAGTAAAAGCTGATTTACACTAGAGTTGTAAACATCCAGCGGATTATTTTCATCATTAAAAGTATTGATTTCTGTCCAAAGTGCATTCAGAGTCTTTTTTTGTTTAAAAACGGCATCTAAAGTCATTGGAACTTCAGCTTTAGGTGTATTCACTAAATGGTCAATTTTAAGATTGATTTTTTTAATGTTCTTAAAAAAATAATTGTCAGAAAGTCTTGCAGAACTATTTTTAGCGATTTTATCAATCAGGTTTCGTTTAACATAGGTTTTGTATTTCAGGAAAGGCTGAAGACTGTCATTTTTAATCGCAGTCGGAAAATCACTTTCTTTCTGGTAAATGTCCTCATAAAATTCCGGCAGTACAACATCAGGTGTCACACCAACATATTGATGGCTTTTCCCGGTAATTCTGTAGAATTTATTGATAGTGATTTTTAAGAAATCGGAATTTTTTTCTTCGTCAAGCGGAAGAATAGTTTGCATAGTTGCTTTTCCAAGCGTACTGCTTCCTAATAATAAGGCACGGTTATAATCCTGCATAATAGAAGAGAAAAACTCACTTGCAGATGCCGTGTTACTATTAATTAAAACCACAATTGGACCTCTGTAAATAACGCCTTTAAAAGGATCTGTAATTACAGATTTCTCCTGACGATTATCCACCACAATCGAAAGTGGACCGTAATCAACAAACATTCCCGCAAGTTTGATGGCTTCTTCCATAGAACCGCCACCGTTATCAATTAAATC is a window of Flavobacterium crocinum DNA encoding:
- a CDS encoding YebC/PmpR family DNA-binding transcriptional regulator; amino-acid sequence: MGRAFEFRKGRKMKRWSAMAKTFTRIGKDIVMAVKEGGPNPDANSRLRAVIQNAKAANMPKDNVERAIKNASNKDTANYKEILFEGYAPHGIAILIETASDNNNRTVANIRSYFNKCNGTMGTQGSVEFMFDHTCNFRIANNGLDAEELELELIDFGAEEVFEDEDGILIYAPFGSFGALQKELENRGLEILSSGFERIPQITKELTEAQIADVEKLIEKIEEDDDVMNVYHTMKEE